CGCGTATTGGCATACACGGATAGCCCAGCCAGCGCTAGGCGTCGCCGTCTGGCGTCACGCGCTCGTTCATGCGCAAGCAGCGGCGCTCGACTAGCAGGTAGAAGCCGTAGGCGCACAGGAGCGACAGGGGCGTGGCGACGCCCAGCATCAGCGCCAGCCGCGCGTCAGCCGGCATGGCCAGCTTGAGCGACTCGAGGTTGATCAAGGCCTGGATGGGATTATGCACCAGGTACAGGCTGTACGAGAATGCGCCCAGCCCCACCAGCATGCGCGACTCGAGCAGGCGCTGCGAGAACGGCCGGCGCGTGCCGTCGCGCAGCGCGCGGGTGTATTCGATCAGCCAGTAGGCGACGATCAGGCCGGCCACCGGCTCGGTGATGTACGCGTGCCACTCCATCCACTGCTTGTTCAGCGCCAGCCCGGCGGCGAGCGCCAGCGTCAGCAGCGCAATGAGCCGGCCCCAGCGCCGCCGCGCGTGCGGTAGCGCCACGGCAGGGTGGCTCGAGTAGGCCAGCGCTGCTGCGGCCATGCCAAACGCGAACAGCCCGACAAACCAGGGATGGGTGTAGTCGATATTCAGCGCGTTGGGCAGCACGAAGTGCGGCAGCAGGCCTAGCAGCATGGCCAGGCCGACCGTCACCGCCATGCTGCTGCGGCGCAGCACCGGCAGTAGCACAGCCGGAAACAAGAAGTAGATCTGCCACTCGATCGCGATGCTCCACATCGGCCCATCAATCTTGAAGATCCAATCGGGGCTGAAGTTATGCACCAGCAGCAGGTGCGCCACGATCGAGCCGGCCGTGATTGGCAGCTTGGTGTCCCAGGCTGTGTTGTGCGGCGCCTGCAAGATCGGCACCAGCGCGATCAGCCCGAGCGATAGCAGCAGCGCGGCGTAGTACGAGGGCAGAATGCGCCATGCGCGCCGCTGGATGTAGCGTGTGGCGCCGCCCTGCAGCGCGGTGCTGTGCTGCTGCGCCAGCGGCAGCATCAGGCAGAAGCCCGATAGCACGATGAACACCGGCACGGCGAAGGTGCCAAAGCCGAGCACCCAGGCCAGCCAGCCCATCGGTGCCGAGAGATCGCCGGCCGGCGTGGTGCTGTAGCCGGCATAGTTAGCGGCATGGAACAGCGCCACATATAGCGCCGCCAGGCCGCGGATGCCGTCGAGTACGTCGAGGCGCAGGCGCGTGCCGGCCTGGGCGCGCGGGCGGGCGGCGGCGCGCGCAGGCACCACCATGCGCGAGGTTGTCTGCTGCATTAGCTGGCTCCTTTGAGTTAGCGGGGCAGCACTGCTGCCCCGCTACGCCTCACCAGGGAGGCCGGGGGGAACGGTCGGGGTTCTCCCCATCACGTATGTCGCTCGGTCGCTTGCTTGTATCTATTGTAGTACATAGATCGTGAATATTTTGTGACAGAAAATATTTTATATGATTGCAATCTTGTCAGGGATGCAACAGCCCGCGCCGAGGATCGGCACGGGCTGCTGTCAATCACTGGGGTTACGCGGCGGCCCGCGTTCCAGATAATCTCTGCCTGCGGCAGCATAGCCAAGTAGTATGCTGCCGCAGGCCAAACAAAACGCCGACGGCGTACGCCGGTGGGCCGCGCAGCTATTTCAAGAAATCGTTCGTGAAGGCCTTGCTCAGGTCGACCTCGCCCTTCAAGATCGCGCTGTCGCGCAGGAAGGTGTAGGTAGCCTGCCAGCTGGCGCTATCGGTGAAACCCAGGCCGTTCTTGGCGGTCGCGTCGCTCTGCCAGTATGGCGCGGTCTCTTGCAACACCTTACGCTGGAGTTCGAGGTCGCCCCACTGCGCCTCGGGGATGAACTGCAGGCTGGTATCGAACGCGGTCTTCTGGTCGGCGATCACCGCCTGCATGCCCTTCAGCGTCGCGCGCACGAATCCGCGCACGACGGCGGGCTGGTCGCTGATCAGCTTCTCGCCGGCAATCACGCCATCCGATGCCAATGGGTAGAAGTCGGCTACGTTGATCACATTAACCTTGATGCCCTGCTGAGCGAGCTGGATCGGCTCGTTGTTGCCATAGCCGCTGGCGACCTGCACCTTACCCTCGGCCAGCGCCGCCACCTGTGCGAACCCGATATCCTGCACGTTCAGGTCGCTTTCCTGCATCTTGTTGGCGTACAGCAGCGCCAGCAGCCCGATGTAGCTCGCGCCGAAATGCCCAGGGATGCCCACGCTCTTGCCCTTCAGGTCGGCCGGCGTCTTGATATTCGCCTCGGCCTTGCTGAAGAACACGGTCGGGAAGCGCTGATTGATCGTCGCCACGGTCATCACCGGCAGGCCGTTTGCGCGCGCCAGCAGCACCGAGTCGCCGCTGGCCATGCCGAACTGCACGCTGCCCTGGGCCACGCGCTGCACCACGTCGGTCTCGAAGTCGTAGTTGTACTTGATCTTCAGGCCCTCGGCGGCGTAGTAGCCCAGCCGATCGGCCATATAGATGTAGGCGAACTGCACGTTTGGAATGTATGGCATCGCCAGTGTGATCTCGCGCAGATCGCCGGCAAGCGCAGTCGGCTGGGCCGCCGGGGCAGCGGTTGGCTGCGTGGCGGTAGCCGCCGGGGCTGTGCCGCTACCGGTGCCGGCCGGCGTCGCGCCGCAAGCGGCCAGCAGCGCGGCCAGCAGCACCAATGAAATCCTCCGAACCATCCAAGCTCCTCCTCACACCGCAGGCGGGGCCTGGCCTGCCGCCCCGCTCTGCACGCTACACTCAAGCCGCTTCCAGGCCAGATTCCTGCATTACCGCGTCATGGCTCCCAGCGCACCAGCGCCCACTCCAGCACAACCGCAGCCAGGTAGAACGACAGGGTCAGCCCGGCCAGGCTGATCAATGCCACAAACATCAGCGGCGTGTCGAACAGCCCGCGCGAGATGTTGATCAGCGCGCCCAGGCCGTCGCGCGCGCCGACGAATTCGCCCACCACTGCGCCGGTGGTTGCCAGCGCCAGCCCCGATTTGACACCGGCGAAGATGCCCGGCAGCGCCAGCGGCAGCTCGACATGCCATAGCGCCTGGCGCCGGCTGGCGCCGCTGATCTTGGCCATCTCGAGCAGCTCGCGCGGCACGCTGCGCAGCGCCACAATCGTGCTGCTCAAGATCGGGAAGAATGTCACCAGCGCGGCGACCAGGATCTTCGAGCGGATGTCGGCCCCGACCCACAGGATGATCAGCGGCGCGATTGCCACCACCGGCACCGACTGAGTTGCCGCCAGCTGCGGCGCGATGATCCGCTCGAGCCGCGGCGCATGCGCCAGCAGGTAGCCCAGCGCCAGGCTTACGCCGAGTGCCAGGCTAAAGCCGCCGAGTGCCTCGATCAGCGTCAGGCCGGCGTGATGCCTGAGTGTGCCGCTGGTTAGCTCGGTGATCAGCCGCTGGAACACCAGCTCGGGAGCGGGCAGAATAAAGCTCGGGTAATCGCGCAGCAGCACGACGAGCTTCCAGATCAGCACTCCCACGATCAGCGAGATCGCCAGCCCGGCGCCGGCCGGCACACGCCGGCGTAGGTGCTCACGCGGCTGGCCGGCTTCGCCCGGCCTGGGCGAGTAGGCGAGCAGCTGTTGGCGGACCATGGCACCCTCCTCAAAGAAAAGAAAACCCCGAAGTCGACTGACTTCGGGGCATAAACGCGCAGACGCCACAATACACCTGGACACCGCCCAGCCTCGGGCGACACCCAGATGCAGCCAACCGCGCGCATGCGCGGCCGGCAATGGCCTGGTAATGCGTGGATCTTCTCCCATCCGGACTGTACCGTCGGCGCTGGATTAACACCAGCTCCTGCCTTGCGGCTCGCGGGCTTGTCTGCCAGTGCGGCGTGGCGCGCCTTGCTCTGTGAACATAGCGCACCAAGATCTTGCTCGAACTGACAGCATCACCGCCGGTCGGGAATTGCACCCTGCCCCGAAGATCCTATTCGATTGGCGCCAGCATAGCACTGGCCCGCAGGCTTGTCAAGCCGGCCGGCCGGGCGAGCATGGCGGTTGCAAAGTCAGCTCGGAGGAACGTGTGCTTGCTGCTTCGCAACCACCTGCTGCAGAAACCGATCAATATGATAGGCGAGTGCGCGCTGGGCCTCCGCTACATTCCTAATCCCGTGTCCGCCCAATATGCCTAGCGCCAGATTGTTCAGCGTCGCTAACACATGCGGCGCCTGACTAGTGCGCGTGCGCATGCCGTCTTCGTCGAAGCTGCCATCGCGCCGGCTATGCAGGCCGGTTTCGATCCCCCAATGCCCTCGCACCGCTGTCAACAAGCCACGCGCATCGACCACCTGCTGCGGCGCGCTGGTCACGCCATAGCGCACCGTCGTCGTTATTCTCCCACTGCACAGCTCGGTCGTGCGGTATTCCAGTTTGAACACTTGCGCCAGATACGGCCAATCGCTGTACTCTGCGAGCAAACTACTCGCGGTCAACCGTCGCTCCTCGATCCGGCCATGCCCACACTCAATCGTCTGCGCCGTCGTGAAATCCACGGCTGGTGCCGACCAGCCGGCCTGGACATACTCGGGTGCAAAGAGCAACTCAATCTCGTCGCGCAAGGTCGGCTGGTTGTCCTGCACCATCCACAGATAATCGCCACCTGCTTCGACAATCTGGATGCTTAATGCGCGCTGCGTAAACATCGCATCACCGCTCAGGAGTACGCCAGTCACGTCCAATTGTGTCAGCACGGTTGGCGCGGCAACGATTTCATTTTCCTTGGTCGCAACCGCGATTTGCGCAAGCACGGCCCCGCGACGCGGCACATACGCCGCCAGGAGATGCACGCCACCATGACTCTGGCCACGCGGAATCGTGCCACGAATGGTCTTTCCGTCCAAGGCGACCGCGATGCTACAGCGCTCGGGGACCTCGCCCACGGCGGGCGGTGTCAGCAGGCGGCTGACGAGCTGTTCTAAGGCTGGGATATCGACTGCGCGACCGAGGATACGGCTCCAGGTCGTGTGATGCGGCATGCGTGCCCACTGGAGGCAAACAGGACGTGCAATTCCTGGCAGCGTAGCTTGGCCCAATCGGCAATATCCTCGACGTGCGTATAGCCAGCAAGTTTGGCAAGCACGGCGACTGTAACAATCAAGGCCAGCGGATACTGGCGACCACGCGCCTTACGATGATCAACTAGGGTCTGGGCCTGTGTATACAGCGCGCCGACATCGAGCAAGTAGGTCTCGTCAGGTGCGACGAGGGTGAACGGCAGTGTGCTATAGTTCATGCGACACCTTTCTGGGTGATGGTGTGATTGGCATCCCCATCATACCAAGAAAGGTGTCACGTATGGTCGGCTATGCTGCTGCTTGAGTCGGCAGCGGACTTTGCAACCGCCATGGCCGGGCGAGTGCAACCATGCCCGCGCTGCGTTCGTCTCAGCCAGTAGAGCGCCCGCCAATGCCCAGGCTGCGCTGTGAGTCGTGGAGAGGAGCTGCGAGTCGCTTTGATCCAGGCATTTCTTGGCGGCATGGCCGCCCCGCTACGCACGGTTGGCTTGCTGGCCCGCGCGCCGCGGCTCTGGCGCTATGTGCTGGTGCCGATCGGCGTGAACATCATCGTTGGTGCGACGCTGTACGCCGGGCTGTTGTTTGCCGGCCTGCGCGCGATCGACGGCATGGTGGCTGGCCTGCCGCAATGGGCCGTGCTGTTCGCGGCGCTGTTTCGCGTGCTGCTGGTGCTGGTGCTGCTGCTGGCCACCGGCTTTGTGCTGGTGCGCTTCGGCGTGGTACTTGGCGCGCCCTGGTATACGCGGCTTTCCGACCAGATCGAGCTGATGCGGCGTGGGCAGCTGCCCGCCAGTGCCGACGGCGCGGGTGCCGCCCTGCGCGATCTCGGGCGCGCGCTGGCCTTCGAGCTGAAGAAGCTGGCGCTGGTGCTGCTGATTGGTGTGGGCCTGTTGCTGCTCAACTTCGTTCCGGTTGCCGGCCAGCTGCTCGCCACCGCCGGCGGCATCGCGCTTGGCGCCACGATCGCCTGCCTCGACTTTCTCGACTACCCGCTCGAGCGCCGCCAGCTCAGCTTTCGGGCCAAGCTGCGCGTAATTCGCCGCCACCTGCCGGCCACCGCCGGGTTCGGCCTGGTCGCGCTTGGCCTGGTCAGCATCCCGCTGCTGAACTTGCTGGCGATTCCGCTGTGTGTCGCGGCCGGCACGCTGCTGTTCTGCGAGCAGATGCCCGAGCTGCGCTAACCTCCCGCTTTATCACAACCCGGCGACTGTTTGACGGGGTCACCACCGGCGGCCGATTGGCCGCGCGGGAAAGCCGCTGCGCTACGAAGCGACGCCCGTTGCAGCGGGCTGGAATGGCGCGCCCCGCAACCTGGCCACAACCCGATCCAGCGATTGTTCATCGCGCTGTAATGTGTGCGCGCTACTCTTTGCTGGTCGTCTGGCCCGATCAGACGGCATTCGATGATAGGATCTTTGGCCTATGGCGCGGGCCGTGGCGCTTGTGTAGCATGGTCGCTGCCCGTTACTATTCGTACAATCTGCGAGCACGCCGGTTGTCACGCCTGCTGGAGGTTGCATGCGCGCAATCACGCTAGTTTGTATTGCCATCGTGCTGGTCACGTCGGCGGCGGCGGTGGCCGCGCAGCCATCGGCCGGCCCCGCGCTGTATGTGCATCGGCAGCTGCTGCTGCGCCAGCCGGCGGCGCGCCAGCCAGCGTTGCTGCCACGCCTGAGTGCTGCTGCGCCAGGCCCGTATGCGATCGTCCAGTTCGCTGGCCCGATCGCCGCCGCCGACCGCGCCGCGCTCGAGGCCACCGGCGCCGCGATCCTCGAGTATCTGCCCGATTTCGCCTACCTGGTGCGCGGCACGCCCGTGCAGCTCGACGCTGCGGCAGGCCTGCCGCGTGTGTATGCGCGCAGCTCATTCACGCTGGCCGACAAGCTGGCCCCGGCGCTGCTTGGCGCGCTGGCACGCGGTGAAAACGCAACCGGCCCGCTGCAGGTGCTGGCATGGCCAGGCCAGCAGGCTGCGCTCGCGCGTGAGCTGGGTGCGGCTGCGCTGCGCCCCGACGCGCCCGCTGACATGAATACGCTGCTGCGGCTGGCCGCGCTGCCCTCGACGCGCTGGATCGAGCCGGCCGGCCGGCCGCGCCTGCTCAACGACGTAGCCCGCGGGATCATGCATGTCGATGCGGCCTGGCAGGCGCGCGGGCTGTATGGCGCCGGCCAGACGATCGCCATCGCCGATTCGGGCCTCGACACCGGGGTGCCAGCCACGCTCAGCCCCGACTTCGCCGGGCGGATCGCCGCCGCGCACGTGCTCTCACCCACCGGCGACCTCGGCGACAATTTTGGCCATGGGACGCATGTGGCCGGCTCGGCGGTCGGCTCGGGCGTGCAGTCGGGCGCGCGGCCGGGCCAGCACGCCTACGCCGGCTCGTTCGCGGGCGTGGCCCCCGAGGCGCGTATGGTCATCCAGGCCTTCGAGGCCGACACCCTAGGTAATGTGCTTGGGCTGGCCCCCGACTACTACACGCTGTTCGCACAGGCCTACGCCGACGGTGCGCGCCTGCACACCAACAGCTGGGGCGACCCGACCGGGCCGGCCAGCGACCCGGCCGCGCAGTATGGCGGCTACCCATTTGGCGCCCGCCGCACCGACCAGTTCGTGTGGGATCACCCCGATATGGCGATCTTCTTCGCGGCCGGCAACTCGGGCGTCGACGGCACGCCGAATGGCGAGTTCGGCTTCTGCTTCGGCGGCGACGGCATGGTCGACCCCGACTCGCTGCTGGCGCCCGGCACGGCTAAGAATGTGATTACTGTTGGCGCGAGCGAGAGCGTGCGCTCGCAGGGTGGTGCGAGCCAGATGATCTGGTTGCTGTTCAACCTGCAGTTTTGCCTGGCGGCTAACCCGATCGGCACCGACCTGGTTTCGAATAACCCGAACGGCATGGCCGCATTTTCGTCGCGCGGGCCGGCCGACGACGGCCGGATCAAGCCCGACCTGGTGGCGCCCGGCACGAACATCCTCTCGAATCGCTCGCACTACCCTGGCGCGAGCGTGCTGTGGGGCGAATACAATGCCGACTACACCTTTTCGGGCGGTACGTCGATGGCCACGCCGCTGGTGGCCGGATCGGGTGCGCTGGTGCGCCAGTGGCTGGCCACGCGCGGCCTGGCTAACCCGAGCGCCGCCGCAGTCAAGGCCGTGCTGCTCAACACCACCTACAATATCGCCCCTGGCCAGTATGGCGAAAGCCCCAAGCCCGAGATCCCGGCCGCCCGCCCGAATAGCGTCGATGGCTGGGGGCGGGCCGATCTGGCCTTTCTGAATGCACCGCCGCCCTACCTGCTGTGGGTCGACGACCATGCCCAGGGGCTGGCGACCGGCCAGTCGGCCGAGTATGCCGGCGTGGCCGGGCGGCCGCTCGATGTGCTCGATAGCTCGCAGCCGCTACGCGTCATGCTGGCCTACACCGACCCGCCGGCCTCGCTCTCGGCCAGCAAGCAGCTGGTGAACGACCTCGACCTGGTGGTCAAGGGGCCGGGCGGCGAGTATTACGGCAACAACGTTGCGGGCGGCGATCGGCTGAATAATGTCGAAGGCGTGGTGATCAACAACCCGCCGGTGGGCCGCTACACCATCCAGGTCAAGGCGCATAATGTGCCGATCGCCAGCCAGCCCTATGCGCTGGCGGTGGGCGGCGCGCTCAGCAATGCCGGGCAGCTCATGCTCGCCAAGAGCGCGCTGCCAGCGCTCGAGGTGCGGCCGGGCGGGCTGATCACCTACACCTTGACGCTGAGCGCGAACCGCGCGGTAGCGCAGCCGGCCACGCTCAGCGACGTGCTGCCTGCGAACACGGCTTTCGTCAGCGCTTCGAATGGCGGTACGCTCAGCGATGGCGCCGTGGAATGGACGATCGCGCCATTCGCAGCCGGGGCGACTGTCGCGCGCACACTGGTGGTGCGGGTCGACCCGGCCACGCCCGGCGGTACGGCGATTGTGAACAGCGACTACCGCGCCAGCAGCGCGGCCGAGCTGCCCGGCGCCGGCCCACCGGTTAGCGTGACGGTACGGCGCGCGGCCCCGGCCGACGACCGGCGCATCTTCGTGCCGCAGGTGCGGCGCTAGGGCCTGCCACGAGCAAGCCGCCAGTATGCCACACGCAAAGGGGGTTGCGGGCCACCGGCCCGCAACCCCCGCCTTGTGAATGCGCTACGACGCCTATTCTATGGTCACGCCGCGATCTCTTCGGCTTGCTCGGCCGGCAGCAGGATCGCGCGCAGGAACTCGCCGGTGTGTGAGCCTTCGACCAGCGCGACTTGCTCGGGCGTGCCGATCGCCACGACCTGCCCGCCGCCGTCGCCGCCCTCTGGCCCCATGTCGATCAGCCAGTCGGCGGTCTTGATTACGTCGAGGTTGTGCTCGATCACCACCACCGTATTGCCGGCATCGACCAGCCGGTGCAGCACTTCGAGCAGCCGCTGCACATCGGCAAAGTGCAGGCCGGTAGTTGGCTCGTCGAGGATATACACCGTGCGGCCAGTGGCCACGCGCGCCAGCTCTTTGGCCAGCTTGACGCGCTGAGCCTCGCCGCCCGAGAGCGTGGTGGCCGGCTGGCCAAGCGCAATATAGTCGAGCCCGACATCGTGCAGTGTTTTGAGGATGCGCTTGATCCGCGGCACGTTGTCGAAGAACTCCAGCGCGGTCTGTACGTCCATGTCGAGCACTTCGGCAATGCTTTTGCCCTTATACTTGACCTGGAGCGTCTCGCGGTTGTAGCGTTTGCCTTTGCACACATCGCAGCGTACCCACACATCGGCCAGGAACTGCATATCGATGCGTTTCTCGCCATTGCCCTCGCAGGCTTCGCAGCGCCCGCCCTTCAGGTTGAACGAGAAGCGCCCGGCCTCGTAGCCGCGCAGCTTGGCCTCGGGCGAGCGTGCGAACAGCTCGCGGATCAGGTCGAACAGCTTGACATAGGTGGCCGGGTTCGAGCGCGGGGTGCGCCCGATCGGCTGCTGATCGATATCGATCACCTTGTCGAGCAAGTCGAGCCCCTTGAGCGCGCGGTATGGGCCGTGCTTGAGCTGGGCCTTGTTCAGCCGGTTGGCCAGCGCGGGGTAGAGCGTCTCGGTGATCAGCGACGACTTGCCCGAACCCGACACGCCGGTGATGCACACGAATGAGCCGAGCGGGAAGCGCACGCTGACATCGCGCAGGTTATTCATGGTGGCGCCCTCGATCTCAAACCACTGCGGCGCGGTGTCGGCGGCCTTTGGGCTGGCCGGCGCCTTGCGCGCGGCGCCTTTCTGGCGCCTGGGGGGCAGCGCAAGCATTGGCTCAGGCCCGGCTACGCGCGGCGCACGCCGTACCGCTGGTATGGCGATCTCGAGCTGGCCCGAGAGATACGCGCCGGTCTGCGAGCCGGGCGTCTGCGCCACCAGGCTGGGTGGGCCAGCCGCTACGACTGCGCCACCCTTCACGCCCGCGCCGGGGCCAAAGTCGATCAGCCAGTCGGCCTCTTGCATGGTCTCGAGGTCGTGCTCAACCACGATCACGGTGTTGCCCAGGTCGCGCAGCTTGAGCAGCGTATTCAGCAGCTTGCGGTTATCGCGCTGGTGCAGGCCGATGCTTGGCTCGTCGAGGATGTACATCACGCCCACCAGCCCCGAGCCGATCTGTGAGGCCAGCCGGATGCGCTGGGCCTCGCCGCCCGAGAGCGTTGGCGCCGGGCGCTGGAGCGTCAGGTAGTGCAGGCCGACGTTCAGCAGAAAGCCCAGCCGCTCGCGGATCTCTTTCAGGATCTCGCCGGCAATCTCGAGCTGGTAGGGGGTCAGCGCAGCGCCGAGAACCGCGAACTGCGAGCCGTTGTGATGCTCTGCCGTGCCATTGGTTCTTGGCTCTTGGTTCTTGGTTCTTGGTTCTTCGCCGGCCAGGGCCAGCGCCCAGTCGTGCGCGCCTTTGATATTCAGGTCGCACACGGTCTTGACGTTCAGGCCGCCGACCGTCACCGCCAGGCTCTCGGGGCGCAGGCGTGCGTTCTGGCAGGCCGGGCAGGGCTGCTCGCTCATGTACGAGGCGTAGATCTCGCGCGTGAACTCGCTGTCGGTCTGATGGTAGCGCCGGTTGATTTCGCTGGCCAGGCCTTCCCATGGGCGCAAGAACTCGCCGCGCGAGCCGCTCGCGTCGCTCCAGTTGAAGCGCACCTTCTCCTTGCCGCTGCCGTAGATCAGCACCTCGCGCGCGCGTGCCGGCAGCTGCTCCCAGGGCGTGTCGAGATCGAAGCCGTAGTGGTGGCCGATCGACGTCAGGCAGCGGTAGGCCCACGAGTCTTGCTTCTTGCGTAGCTCGCCCCAGTAGGGGATGGCGCCCTGATGCAGCGTCAGGGTTGGGTTCGGCACCAGCAGCTCGGGGTCGAGCTCGAGCCGGGTGCCCAGGCCGCTACAGCTTGGGCATGCGCCCTGCGGCGCGTTGAACGAGAACATCTGCGGCGATAGCTCGGGGAACGAGATCCCGCAGTGTGTGCAGGTGTTCTCTTCGCTCATCAGCCATTCTTCGGGGGCGTGCGGCGTGCGGCTTGCGGCCGGCGATGCGTCAGCGTCGCCGCTACGCACTGTGCGCCGGCGGCGTGACTCGCGGGTCTGCTCGGCGTCGGCTGCTGGCTGCTGGCTGCTGGCTGCTGGCTGCTGAATGCTGATCAGCACCATGCCCTCGCCCACGCGCAGAGCCTGCTCGATGCTGTCGGTCAGCCGCGTGACGAACGCGCCCCACTCGCTCTGCTCGCCGGCCTGGGCCTTACCGCGCGGCCGTTGTGTGGCCGCGCTCGGCGCAGGCGCGCTCACGCCAGCCGGCGCTTCGCCGCTACCCTCCGCCGGCATCACCAGCCGGTCGACCACCACCTCGATCGTGTGTTTGACCTTCTTGTTGAGCTTGATCTCCTGGCCCAGCTCGATCATCTCGCCGTCGACGCGTACGCGCGCGAAGCCCTCGGCACGCGCCTCGGCAAATACGTCTTTGTATTCGCCCTTGCGCTGCGACACCAGCGGCGCCAGCACCATGAAGCGCGTGCCGGCCGGCAGCGTTAGCACGCGGTTGACCATCTGCTCGGCGCTCTGCGAGCCGACCTCGCGGCCGCACTGGTGGCAGTGCGGCGTGCCGACGCGCGCAAACAGCAGGCGCAGGTAGTCGTA
The sequence above is drawn from the Candidatus Kouleothrix ribensis genome and encodes:
- a CDS encoding ABC transporter substrate-binding protein, with the protein product MVRRISLVLLAALLAACGATPAGTGSGTAPAATATQPTAAPAAQPTALAGDLREITLAMPYIPNVQFAYIYMADRLGYYAAEGLKIKYNYDFETDVVQRVAQGSVQFGMASGDSVLLARANGLPVMTVATINQRFPTVFFSKAEANIKTPADLKGKSVGIPGHFGASYIGLLALLYANKMQESDLNVQDIGFAQVAALAEGKVQVASGYGNNEPIQLAQQGIKVNVINVADFYPLASDGVIAGEKLISDQPAVVRGFVRATLKGMQAVIADQKTAFDTSLQFIPEAQWGDLELQRKVLQETAPYWQSDATAKNGLGFTDSASWQATYTFLRDSAILKGEVDLSKAFTNDFLK
- a CDS encoding S8 family serine peptidase — protein: MRAITLVCIAIVLVTSAAAVAAQPSAGPALYVHRQLLLRQPAARQPALLPRLSAAAPGPYAIVQFAGPIAAADRAALEATGAAILEYLPDFAYLVRGTPVQLDAAAGLPRVYARSSFTLADKLAPALLGALARGENATGPLQVLAWPGQQAALARELGAAALRPDAPADMNTLLRLAALPSTRWIEPAGRPRLLNDVARGIMHVDAAWQARGLYGAGQTIAIADSGLDTGVPATLSPDFAGRIAAAHVLSPTGDLGDNFGHGTHVAGSAVGSGVQSGARPGQHAYAGSFAGVAPEARMVIQAFEADTLGNVLGLAPDYYTLFAQAYADGARLHTNSWGDPTGPASDPAAQYGGYPFGARRTDQFVWDHPDMAIFFAAGNSGVDGTPNGEFGFCFGGDGMVDPDSLLAPGTAKNVITVGASESVRSQGGASQMIWLLFNLQFCLAANPIGTDLVSNNPNGMAAFSSRGPADDGRIKPDLVAPGTNILSNRSHYPGASVLWGEYNADYTFSGGTSMATPLVAGSGALVRQWLATRGLANPSAAAVKAVLLNTTYNIAPGQYGESPKPEIPAARPNSVDGWGRADLAFLNAPPPYLLWVDDHAQGLATGQSAEYAGVAGRPLDVLDSSQPLRVMLAYTDPPASLSASKQLVNDLDLVVKGPGGEYYGNNVAGGDRLNNVEGVVINNPPVGRYTIQVKAHNVPIASQPYALAVGGALSNAGQLMLAKSALPALEVRPGGLITYTLTLSANRAVAQPATLSDVLPANTAFVSASNGGTLSDGAVEWTIAPFAAGATVARTLVVRVDPATPGGTAIVNSDYRASSAAELPGAGPPVSVTVRRAAPADDRRIFVPQVRR
- a CDS encoding ISAs1 family transposase, giving the protein MPHHTTWSRILGRAVDIPALEQLVSRLLTPPAVGEVPERCSIAVALDGKTIRGTIPRGQSHGGVHLLAAYVPRRGAVLAQIAVATKENEIVAAPTVLTQLDVTGVLLSGDAMFTQRALSIQIVEAGGDYLWMVQDNQPTLRDEIELLFAPEYVQAGWSAPAVDFTTAQTIECGHGRIEERRLTASSLLAEYSDWPYLAQVFKLEYRTTELCSGRITTTVRYGVTSAPQQVVDARGLLTAVRGHWGIETGLHSRRDGSFDEDGMRTRTSQAPHVLATLNNLALGILGGHGIRNVAEAQRALAYHIDRFLQQVVAKQQAHVPPS
- a CDS encoding transposase family protein, which encodes MNYSTLPFTLVAPDETYLLDVGALYTQAQTLVDHRKARGRQYPLALIVTVAVLAKLAGYTHVEDIADWAKLRCQELHVLFASSGHACRITRPGAVSSVAQSISQP
- a CDS encoding ABC transporter permease, with translation MVRQQLLAYSPRPGEAGQPREHLRRRVPAGAGLAISLIVGVLIWKLVVLLRDYPSFILPAPELVFQRLITELTSGTLRHHAGLTLIEALGGFSLALGVSLALGYLLAHAPRLERIIAPQLAATQSVPVVAIAPLIILWVGADIRSKILVAALVTFFPILSSTIVALRSVPRELLEMAKISGASRRQALWHVELPLALPGIFAGVKSGLALATTGAVVGEFVGARDGLGALINISRGLFDTPLMFVALISLAGLTLSFYLAAVVLEWALVRWEP
- a CDS encoding EI24 domain-containing protein, which produces MAAPLRTVGLLARAPRLWRYVLVPIGVNIIVGATLYAGLLFAGLRAIDGMVAGLPQWAVLFAALFRVLLVLVLLLATGFVLVRFGVVLGAPWYTRLSDQIELMRRGQLPASADGAGAALRDLGRALAFELKKLALVLLIGVGLLLLNFVPVAGQLLATAGGIALGATIACLDFLDYPLERRQLSFRAKLRVIRRHLPATAGFGLVALGLVSIPLLNLLAIPLCVAAGTLLFCEQMPELR
- a CDS encoding acyltransferase — translated: MQQTTSRMVVPARAAARPRAQAGTRLRLDVLDGIRGLAALYVALFHAANYAGYSTTPAGDLSAPMGWLAWVLGFGTFAVPVFIVLSGFCLMLPLAQQHSTALQGGATRYIQRRAWRILPSYYAALLLSLGLIALVPILQAPHNTAWDTKLPITAGSIVAHLLLVHNFSPDWIFKIDGPMWSIAIEWQIYFLFPAVLLPVLRRSSMAVTVGLAMLLGLLPHFVLPNALNIDYTHPWFVGLFAFGMAAAALAYSSHPAVALPHARRRWGRLIALLTLALAAGLALNKQWMEWHAYITEPVAGLIVAYWLIEYTRALRDGTRRPFSQRLLESRMLVGLGAFSYSLYLVHNPIQALINLESLKLAMPADARLALMLGVATPLSLLCAYGFYLLVERRCLRMNERVTPDGDA